The proteins below are encoded in one region of Alistipes communis:
- a CDS encoding Ig-like domain-containing protein: MKRFLSILLAAVALVGCDKEDGDGGIFTPPTQEQLTQNAYADNESTGGGFSFTTDAPWTATVNEVQAQAPASVQAKSVTRAAGNNGNNVVWLKLYNGDSEAYSGGAGTITLRIEIDQNYTGERCEATITIRSGNNTFTVTVIQEGTKQDGSQNEPPVKVTKITLDKTELSLDTGAKTTLTATVEPADATIKSVVWSSSNPAVADVNPVTGEITAIADGTATVTATSSSNKEVSASCAVTVGGDKPVVPDPSNYAFVSRIERTVTYWSQLPASERDEEEATYTFEYDDHDRVSSYTIDIRPSNDPESSSQLVSSIDYSAPDRLRIEDRWSDVGTQTYDVLLNDKGYIRQGKSHPYSYDDKIDEFFTYEIEYNDEDRISRVAYSNTWNTYTYKAGVLSGGSYSDGAQSDEISGFEQYFNQTPNDKLNLDINMLFLPGMLLEEPSEGEVPGRLGRLALLRLAGRGMDRYTTIFSGLSDNENGAIDVPGYPEPNVTIHKSYEYYTYAEDTEERLDYVFNDDGTVASVTARATVVKIKHEYDIVVGNELFDPGVPEAGYRYEIKNIKDTELDRGTNSVVYTFIYR, from the coding sequence ATGAAACGATTCCTTAGTATTTTATTAGCAGCAGTTGCTTTGGTCGGTTGCGACAAAGAGGACGGCGACGGAGGTATATTCACCCCGCCGACACAGGAACAACTCACACAAAACGCCTATGCCGACAACGAAAGCACGGGCGGCGGCTTTTCGTTCACGACCGATGCCCCTTGGACGGCGACCGTAAATGAAGTGCAGGCGCAGGCTCCGGCATCCGTACAGGCAAAATCCGTTACGCGGGCTGCCGGCAACAACGGCAATAACGTAGTCTGGCTGAAACTCTATAACGGAGACAGCGAGGCATACAGCGGCGGGGCCGGGACGATTACGCTCCGCATCGAGATCGACCAGAACTATACGGGCGAGCGGTGCGAAGCCACGATCACCATTCGTTCGGGCAATAACACCTTTACCGTGACGGTCATCCAGGAGGGAACCAAGCAAGACGGCAGCCAGAACGAGCCGCCGGTCAAAGTGACGAAGATCACCCTCGACAAAACCGAGCTTTCGTTGGACACAGGAGCCAAAACGACGCTGACCGCCACTGTAGAGCCTGCCGACGCCACGATCAAATCGGTGGTATGGTCGAGCAGCAACCCTGCCGTTGCGGATGTAAATCCCGTAACCGGTGAAATCACCGCGATAGCCGACGGAACGGCGACCGTTACGGCTACCTCTTCCTCCAATAAAGAAGTGTCAGCCTCTTGCGCGGTAACGGTGGGCGGCGATAAACCTGTCGTGCCCGATCCCTCGAACTATGCTTTTGTCAGCAGGATAGAGCGCACGGTAACTTATTGGAGCCAGCTCCCCGCTTCGGAGCGCGACGAAGAGGAAGCGACCTATACGTTCGAATACGACGACCACGATCGCGTTTCGTCGTACACGATCGACATCCGTCCCTCTAACGATCCGGAAAGCTCGAGCCAGCTCGTCAGCAGCATCGACTACTCGGCACCGGATCGTCTCCGCATCGAGGACCGGTGGTCGGACGTCGGAACGCAGACCTACGATGTCCTGCTGAACGACAAAGGATACATTCGACAGGGCAAATCGCATCCCTATTCCTATGACGACAAGATTGATGAGTTTTTCACCTATGAGATAGAATATAACGACGAAGATCGCATCTCGCGCGTCGCCTATTCCAATACGTGGAACACGTATACCTATAAAGCGGGTGTGTTGTCGGGCGGTTCCTATTCCGACGGAGCTCAGTCGGACGAAATATCCGGGTTCGAGCAATATTTCAACCAGACGCCGAACGACAAGCTGAATCTGGACATCAATATGCTCTTTTTGCCGGGTATGCTATTGGAAGAACCCTCAGAGGGAGAGGTGCCGGGCCGGCTCGGGCGCTTGGCTCTGCTGCGCCTGGCGGGTCGCGGTATGGACCGTTACACGACAATATTTAGCGGATTGAGTGACAATGAAAATGGCGCTATCGATGTCCCCGGCTATCCGGAACCCAATGTGACGATTCATAAGAGTTACGAATACTACACTTATGCCGAGGACACGGAGGAGCGTTTGGATTACGTCTTTAACGACGACGGCACGGTCGCTTCGGTCACAGCACGCGCAACCGTGGTCAAAATCAAGCATGAATACGACATCGTAGTGGGTAATGAACTCTTCGATCCCGGAGTGCCTGAAGCAGGATACAGATACGAAATCAAGAACATAAAGGATACCGAGCTGGATCGCGGCACCAATTCGGTTGTCTATACCTTTATCTATCGTTAA
- a CDS encoding leucine-rich repeat domain-containing protein, with protein MPASVKIIGPYAFHDCVALNTVIFEHESQLNLIDDYAFLDCSSLISIEIPANVEKIGYSAFKDCHSLACVQFEKGSKLKKLDGSYGTGELGVFCDGVFENCTSLSSIEIPASVEKIGCATFKNCTTLASVVFEPQSKLKIIGGSYHVIPYTSSHYFGVFADCAALSQIRIPASVERIECCAFQNCTALTSVTFEDNSNLIKIASDYVYLAKENLFYGAFSGCSQLLTIDASACTKLASIGKYAFYNASQLYLFKIGAATPPKCYNDFSEINSFSVLKVPSNSIDAYKAADNWKYFASITGLDE; from the coding sequence ATCCCTGCAAGTGTAAAAATAATTGGCCCATATGCTTTTCACGATTGTGTCGCTCTAAATACTGTTATATTTGAGCATGAATCCCAATTGAATCTCATTGATGACTATGCTTTTCTAGATTGCTCATCTTTAATATCAATAGAAATTCCTGCTAATGTAGAAAAAATTGGATATTCAGCATTTAAAGATTGTCATTCGTTGGCTTGTGTTCAGTTTGAAAAAGGGTCAAAATTAAAAAAGCTTGACGGAAGCTATGGAACTGGCGAGCTGGGAGTTTTTTGCGATGGAGTTTTTGAGAATTGTACCTCGTTATCATCTATCGAAATTCCTGCAAGCGTGGAAAAAATTGGTTGTGCAACTTTTAAAAATTGCACAACACTGGCATCCGTTGTTTTTGAGCCTCAATCAAAACTTAAAATTATAGGAGGAAGTTATCATGTAATTCCATATACCTCATCTCATTATTTTGGTGTATTTGCTGATTGTGCGGCATTATCCCAAATTAGAATTCCTGCAAGTGTAGAAAGAATTGAATGTTGTGCTTTTCAAAATTGCACAGCATTAACATCTGTAACTTTTGAGGATAATTCAAATCTAATAAAAATTGCAAGTGATTATGTGTATTTAGCGAAAGAGAACCTTTTTTATGGAGCCTTTTCAGGTTGCTCTCAGCTGCTTACGATTGATGCCTCGGCTTGTACCAAACTTGCATCAATAGGAAAATATGCATTCTATAATGCCTCTCAATTGTATCTTTTTAAGATTGGTGCGGCAACTCCTCCAAAGTGTTATAATGATTTTTCGGAAATTAATTCTTTTTCTGTGTTGAAAGTTCCATCAAATAGTATAGATGCTTATAAAGCGGCTGACAATTGGAAATATTTTGCAAGCATTACGGGATTAGATGAATAA
- a CDS encoding HEPN domain-containing protein, which yields MKRSTRFLPPDKRRDLQQLVALIREQIKQVEMVILFGSYAKNSYVDYDQRIEFGTPTYYMSDYDIAIVTRKPIGAVEYSLYEKIKDRFFENKNRPFHTHPQFVNYGIDDFNHALSKAHYFETEIKRDGIILFDSGAYKLARRKKLNFKEIKERAQKYYDDKFGRAKQFLKGVTFYCEDGDYNMASFHLHQSAENFLRTIPITFILYGHKSHDLSELMNAAKKHTPEIFKAFPRDTPEEKQLFDLLQRAYIESRYNPDFEITKADIDALLPKIELLRDVVEQVCNERLAYYDSRIEK from the coding sequence ATGAAACGAAGCACCCGGTTTTTACCGCCCGACAAGCGACGGGATTTGCAGCAACTCGTCGCCCTGATCCGCGAGCAGATCAAACAGGTCGAGATGGTGATCCTGTTCGGCAGCTATGCGAAGAACAGCTACGTCGACTACGACCAGCGCATCGAGTTCGGCACACCGACCTACTACATGAGCGATTACGACATCGCGATCGTGACGCGCAAGCCGATCGGAGCGGTGGAGTATTCGTTGTACGAAAAGATCAAGGATCGCTTCTTCGAGAACAAGAACCGACCGTTCCACACCCATCCGCAGTTCGTCAACTACGGTATCGACGACTTCAACCATGCCCTGTCGAAAGCCCACTACTTCGAGACGGAGATCAAGCGCGACGGAATAATTCTCTTCGATTCGGGAGCATATAAGCTGGCACGGCGCAAGAAGCTCAATTTTAAGGAGATCAAGGAACGAGCGCAGAAATATTACGACGATAAATTCGGGAGGGCAAAACAATTTTTGAAAGGCGTTACTTTTTATTGTGAAGATGGTGATTATAATATGGCTTCATTCCATCTTCACCAATCGGCCGAAAATTTCCTGCGGACGATCCCTATAACCTTTATTCTCTACGGCCATAAGAGCCACGATCTGTCGGAGCTGATGAATGCGGCCAAGAAACATACACCGGAGATTTTCAAGGCGTTCCCCCGTGACACGCCGGAGGAAAAACAGCTGTTCGACCTGCTGCAACGCGCCTACATCGAATCGCGCTACAACCCCGATTTCGAGATCACGAAGGCCGACATCGACGCCCTGCTGCCGAAGATCGAGCTGCTGCGCGACGTGGTGGAGCAGGTCTGCAACGAACGGCTGGCCTACTACGACAGCCGGATCGAGAAATAA
- a CDS encoding LysE family translocator: MGFDEITNILYLLLQGVGVGIAASITVGPVAVLCIQRTLSKSRRSGFASGLGVACADTLMAIFAMLFSSILQRSIEANRLILSVVSGIIVVIVGVYIFLQNPVTQIRRNRVGKTTLWRDFASMFGITLTNFIYVIPYIMIFFTMFKVSTLGVTDVGSLFGGLLTIAGFLGGAVTWWFALTFLLNLFRHRFRPRHMLTINHVAGIVIAVLGIYTILSNFIHVLPNVH, encoded by the coding sequence ATGGGATTCGACGAGATAACGAACATTCTCTACCTGCTGTTGCAGGGGGTGGGGGTCGGCATCGCAGCCTCCATTACCGTAGGCCCCGTAGCCGTGCTCTGCATTCAGCGGACGCTGAGCAAGAGCCGTCGTTCGGGGTTCGCATCGGGGCTCGGTGTGGCCTGCGCCGATACGCTCATGGCGATCTTCGCCATGCTCTTCTCGTCGATCCTGCAACGGTCGATCGAGGCGAACAGGTTGATCCTCAGCGTCGTGAGCGGCATCATCGTGGTGATCGTGGGCGTCTACATCTTCCTGCAAAACCCCGTGACGCAGATCCGCCGCAATCGTGTGGGCAAGACGACGCTGTGGAGGGATTTCGCCTCGATGTTCGGCATCACGCTGACGAATTTCATCTACGTGATCCCCTACATCATGATCTTCTTCACGATGTTCAAGGTCTCGACGCTCGGCGTGACCGACGTGGGGAGCCTTTTCGGGGGATTGCTCACCATCGCGGGGTTCCTGGGCGGAGCCGTGACGTGGTGGTTCGCGCTGACCTTCCTGCTGAATCTGTTCCGGCACCGGTTTCGTCCGCGCCACATGCTGACGATCAACCATGTGGCGGGAATCGTCATCGCCGTGCTGGGTATCTATACCATTTTGTCGAATTTCATCCATGTCCTGCCCAATGTGCACTGA
- the cmk gene encoding (d)CMP kinase, with product MCTDRDTNKKIVIAIDGFSSCGKSTFAKAIARRLGYIFIDTGAMYRAVTLYALEHGAIRSGMVDEEAVVRLLPDICIDFRFNPERGASDIYVDGDRVEGKIRTIEVSNCVSAVSSICEVRAKLVAMQQQMGRRRGVVMDGRDIGTTVFPDAELKIFMTARPSVRARRRYDELRAKGDEVSYEEILQNVLSRDKADMTRAISPLRKADDAVVLDNSCMTVAEQMEWFEKEFRRAIGDGR from the coding sequence ATGTGCACTGACCGAGATACGAACAAGAAGATCGTCATCGCCATCGACGGTTTTTCATCATGCGGCAAATCGACCTTCGCCAAGGCCATCGCCCGCCGTCTGGGATATATTTTCATCGATACGGGGGCGATGTACCGCGCCGTGACGCTCTATGCGCTCGAACACGGGGCCATCCGTTCGGGAATGGTCGACGAGGAGGCCGTCGTACGGCTGCTGCCGGACATCTGCATCGATTTCCGCTTCAATCCCGAACGCGGGGCCAGCGACATCTATGTCGACGGCGACCGCGTCGAGGGCAAGATCCGCACGATCGAGGTGAGCAACTGCGTGAGCGCCGTCAGTTCGATCTGCGAGGTGCGCGCCAAACTGGTGGCCATGCAGCAGCAGATGGGGCGCCGGCGGGGCGTGGTGATGGACGGCCGCGACATCGGTACGACGGTCTTTCCCGACGCCGAGCTGAAAATCTTCATGACGGCCCGGCCTTCGGTGCGGGCGCGCCGCCGCTACGACGAGCTGCGGGCCAAAGGCGACGAGGTCTCCTACGAGGAGATTCTGCAAAACGTCCTCTCGCGCGACAAGGCCGACATGACGCGGGCGATTTCGCCGCTGCGCAAGGCCGACGACGCCGTGGTGCTCGACAACAGTTGCATGACCGTCGCCGAGCAGATGGAGTGGTTCGAGAAGGAGTTCCGCCGCGCCATAGGCGACGGCCGGTAA
- a CDS encoding 4-hydroxy-3-methylbut-2-enyl diphosphate reductase gives MRVEIDDKSGFCFGVVRAIDKAERALADYGTVYSLGDIVHNRIEVQRLEGLGLHTVTHADLDGLGGRRLFIRAHGEPPSTFARAREAGVEVIDATCPVVAKLQERVVKAHAEMAESGGQVVILGKRGHAEVVGLTGQVAAPTLVVEREEDLAQVDFTRPVYFLSQTTQSIALFERLADEMRRRAADASQVVVHDTICRQVANREGHLAAFARRFDAVIFVSGRKSSNGKVLCEVCRAANARTYQVEEAAELRAEWFEGAESVGICGATSTPRWLMQRVADAIVAGRFGTGRT, from the coding sequence ATGCGCGTGGAGATCGACGATAAATCGGGGTTCTGTTTCGGCGTCGTGCGGGCTATCGACAAGGCCGAACGGGCGCTGGCCGACTACGGTACGGTCTATTCGCTGGGCGACATCGTCCACAACCGGATCGAGGTGCAGCGGCTCGAAGGGTTGGGGCTGCACACGGTGACGCACGCCGATCTGGACGGTCTGGGAGGCCGGCGGCTCTTCATCCGCGCCCACGGCGAACCCCCTTCGACCTTCGCACGTGCCCGCGAGGCGGGCGTGGAGGTGATCGACGCGACATGTCCCGTGGTCGCGAAATTGCAGGAGCGGGTAGTGAAGGCGCATGCCGAAATGGCGGAGTCGGGCGGTCAGGTGGTGATTCTGGGCAAACGGGGGCACGCCGAGGTGGTGGGGCTCACGGGACAGGTGGCGGCGCCGACGCTGGTCGTCGAGCGGGAGGAGGATCTCGCGCAGGTCGATTTCACGCGGCCGGTTTACTTCCTGTCGCAGACGACGCAGAGCATCGCGCTTTTCGAGCGGCTGGCCGACGAGATGCGCCGCCGCGCGGCCGATGCGTCGCAGGTGGTGGTGCACGACACGATCTGCCGGCAGGTCGCCAACCGCGAGGGACATTTGGCGGCTTTCGCTCGGCGGTTCGACGCGGTGATTTTCGTTTCGGGCCGCAAATCCTCCAACGGGAAGGTGCTCTGCGAGGTCTGCCGTGCCGCCAATGCACGCACCTATCAGGTCGAGGAGGCCGCCGAACTGCGGGCCGAATGGTTCGAGGGGGCCGAGTCGGTGGGGATCTGCGGCGCCACGTCGACGCCCCGCTGGCTGATGCAGCGGGTGGCCGACGCGATCGTTGCGGGGAGGTTCGGCACAGGCCGTACCTGA